A genomic segment from Aegilops tauschii subsp. strangulata cultivar AL8/78 chromosome 1, Aet v6.0, whole genome shotgun sequence encodes:
- the LOC109733385 gene encoding annexin D4 — translation MADEVQALTKAFSGLGGLGVDEPTMVAALANWRRQPEKRSGFRKSFPGLFKQHGVIERCEDEYMLHLAAEFSRFKNLMVLWAMHPWERDARLAHHVLHQAHPAAIVVEVACTRSAEELLGARKAYMALFHHSLEEDVAYRAKDKPYCSLLVGLVSAYRYEGPKVSDDTAKAEAKALGAAVKSAGGGKLVENEEVVRILTTRSKPHLVQTFKYYKELHGKYIEEDLGSEEALREAVQCLATPERYFSQVMAAALREGADHHGKEALARVAVTRSDVDMDGIRAAYQEQFGAKLEDAVAGSAHGHFKDALVSLIVGK, via the exons ATGGCCGACGAAGTTCAGGCTCTCACCAAGGCCTTCTCAG GTCTGGGAGGCCTGGGCGTGGACGAGCCGACGATGGTGGCAGCGCTGGCGAACTGGCGGAGGCAGCCGGAGAAGCGGTCCGGGTTCCGGAAGAGCTTCCCGGGGCTGTTCAAGCAGCACGGGGTGATCGAGCGGTGCGAGGACGAGTACATGCTGCACCTGGCCGCCGAGTTCTCCCGCTTCAAGAACCTCATGGTGCTGTGGGCGATGCACCCGTGGGAGCGCGACGCCCGCCTCGCGCACCACGTCCTCCACCAGGCCCACCCGGCCGCCATCGTCGTGGAGGTCGCCTGCACCCGCTCCGCCGAGGAGCTCCTCGGCGCGCGCAAGGCCTACATGGCGCTCTTCCACCACTCCCTCGAGGAGGACGTCGCCTACCGCGCCAAGGACAAGCCATACTGCAGC CTGCTGGTGGGGCTGGTGAGCGCGTACCGGTACGAAGGGCCCAAGGTGAGCGACGACACGGCCAAGGCGGAGGCCAAGGCGCTGGGCGCGGCGGTGAAGAGCGCCGGCGGCGGCAAGCTGGTGGAGAACGAGGAGGTGGTCAGGATCCTCACCACCAGGAGCAAGCCTCACCTCGTCCAGACCTTCAAGTACTACAAGGAGCTGCACGGCAAGTACATCGAGGAGGATCTCGGAAGCGAGGAGGCTCTGAGGGAGGCCGTGCAGTGCCTGGCGACGCCGGAGAGGTACTTCAGCCAGGTGATGGCGGCGGCGCTGAGGGAGGGCGCGGACCACCACGGGAAGGAGGCCCTGGCGCGGGTGGCGGTGACGCGGTCGGACGTGGACATGGACGGCATCCGGGCGGCCTACCAGGAGCAGTTCGGGGCCAAGCTCGAGGACGCCGTCGCCGGCAGCGCGCACGGGCACTTCAAGGACGCGCTCGTCTCGCTCATCGTCGGCAAGTAA
- the LOC109733386 gene encoding annexin D3 → MCGWCCCLECIHNIPPLNLLFLHFSSTPGREGEEGARTLSPMASISVPDPVPSPTEDAESIRKAVQGWGTDENALIEILGHRTAAQRAEIAVAYEGLYDKPLLRTLQDELSSHFKGAMTLWAMDPAARDAKLAYKALRKKGGDRHAWVLIEVACASSPDHLVAVRKAYCSAYGSSLEEDVAACPLYKEPLKQFLVRLVSSYRYGGEHVDGELARAEAADLHGAVAAKKQPLHGDVVRIVSSRSKPQLKATFQHYKQEHGKAIDEVLEGNRNDKLSAMLKTAVWCLTSPEKHFAEVIRSSIIGLGTDEESLTRAIVSRAEVDMKKVKEEYKVRYKTTVTKDVVGDTSGYYQGILLTLIGAE, encoded by the exons ATGTGTGGCTGGTGCTGCTGCCTCGAGTGCATCCATAACATCCCTCCCCTCAATCTCCTCTTCCTCCACTTCTCCTCAACTCCAggaagagagggagaagaaggagcACGAACCCTCAGCCCCATGGCCTCCATCTCGGTCCCGGACCCCGTCCCTTCCCCAACCGAGGACGCAGAGAGCATAAGAAAAGCAGTACAAG GGTGGGGGACGGACGAGAACGCGCTGATCGAGATCCTCGGCCACCGGACGGCGGCGCAGCGCGCGGAGATCGCCGTGGCCTACGAGGGCCTCTACGACAAGCCCCTCCTCCGCACGCTCCAAGACGAGCTCTCCAGCCACTTCAAG GGCGCGATGACGCTGTGGGCGATGGACCCGGCGGCGCGGGACGCCAAGCTGGCCTACAAGGCCCTCAGGAAGAAGGGCGGGGACCGGCACGCCTGGGTGCTCATCGAGGTCGCCTGCGCGTCGTCGCCGGACCACCTCGTCGCCGTCAGGAAGGCCTACTGCTCCGCCTACGGCTCGTCGCTCGAGGAGGACGTCGCCGCCTGCCCGCTCTACAAGGAGCCCCTCAAGCAG TTCTTGGTGCGCCTGGTGAGCTCGTACCGCTACGGCGGCGAGCACGTCGATGGCGAGCTGGCGAGGGCGGAGGCGGCCGATCTGCACGGCGCGGTGGCGGCCAAGAAGCAGCCGCTGCACGGCGACGTGGTCCGCATCGTCAGCTCCAGGAGCAAGCCGCAGCTCAAGGCGACGTTCCAGCACTACAAGCAGGAGCACGGCAAGGCCATCGACGAG GTTCTCGAGGGCAATCGCAACGACAAGCTCTCCGCGATGCTGAAAACCGCGGTCTGGTGCCTGACATCGCCCGAGAAGCATTTCGCAGAG GTGATCCGGAGCTCAATCATCGGGCTCGGCACCGACGAGGAGTCCCTGACCAGAGCGATCGTCTCGCGCGCCGAGGTCGACATGAAGAAAGTCAAGGAGGAATACAAGGTGAGGTACAAGACGACGGTGACCAAGGACGTCGTCGGCGACACTTCCGGGTACTACCAGGGCATCCTGCTCACCCTCATCGGGGCCGAGTAG
- the LOC109733387 gene encoding mitochondrial fission 1 protein A, whose protein sequence is MEAQMSKFFESVGSFFSGGDNIPWCDRDIIAGCEREVAEAATEEQKNDSIMRLSWALVHSKQTDDVNRGIGMIEASLDKTTSPLQTREKLYLLAVGHYRNGNYVRSRQLADRCLEIQPDWRQASSLKKAIEDKIAKDGVIGIGIATTAVGLIVGGIAAALARKK, encoded by the exons ATGGAGGCGCAGATGAGCAAGTTCTTCGAGTCGGTGGGCTCCTTCTTCTCCGGCGGCGACAACATCCCCTGGTGCGACCGCGACATCATCGCC GGATGTGAAagagaggttgctgaggctgcAACCGAGGAACAGAAAAATGATAGCATTATGAGGCTATCTTGGGCTCTCGTCCATTCCAAGCAGACTGATGATGTGAACCGTGGAATTGGCATGATTGAAG CTTCTCTTGATAAAACCACCAGCCCACTGCAGACTAGAGAAAAGTTGTATTTGCTGGCTGTTGGGCACTACAGAAATGGTAACTATGTAAGGAGCCGGCAACTTGCGGACCGTTGTTTGGAG ATTCAACCAGATTGGAGGCAGGCATCATCTCTGAAGAAGGCAATAGAGGATAAAATTGCTAAAG ATGGTGTGATTGGCATAGGAATCGCCACAACTGCAGTAGGACTTATCGTCGGTGGGATCGCAGCTGCTCTTGCAAGGAAGAAGTGA